In Camelus dromedarius isolate mCamDro1 chromosome 24, mCamDro1.pat, whole genome shotgun sequence, one genomic interval encodes:
- the LOC105099805 gene encoding elongation factor 1-alpha 1: MGKEKTHINIVVIGHVDSGKSTTTGHLIYKCGGIDKRTIEKFEKEAAEMGKGSFKYAWVLDKLKAERERGITIDISLWKFETSKYYVTIIDAPGHRDFIKNMITGTSQADCAVLIVAAGVGEFEAGISKNGQTREHALLAYTLGVKQLIVGVNKMDSTEPPYSQKRYEEIVKEVSTYIKKIGYNPDTVAFVPISGWNGDNMLEPSANMPWFKGWKVTRKDGNASGTTLLEALDCILPPTRPTDKPLRLPLQDVYKIGGIGTVPVGRVETGVLKPGMVVTFAPVNVTTEVKSVEMHHEALSEALPGDNVGFNVKNVSVKDVRRGNVAGDSKNDPPMEAAGFTAQVIILNHPGQISAGYAPVLDCHTAHIACKFAELKEKIDRRSGKKLEDGPKFLKSGDAAIVDMVPGKPMCVESFSDYPPLGRFAVRDMRQTVAVGVIKAVDKKAAGAGKVTKSAQKAQKAK; encoded by the exons ATGGGAAAGGAGAAGACTCACATCAACATCGTGGTCATCGGACACGTAGATTCGGGCAAGTCTACCACCACCGGCCATTTGATCTACAAATGTGGTGGCATCGACAAGAGAACCATCGAAAAGTTCGAGAAGGAGGCTGCCGAG ATGGGAAAGGGCTCCTTCAAGTATGCCTGGGTCTTGGACAAGCTGAAGGCAGAACGTGAGCGTGGTATCACCATTGATATCTCCTTGTGGAAATTCGAGACTAGCAAGTACTACGTGACCATCATTGATGCCCCAGGACACAGAGACTTTATCAAAAACATGATTACAGGCACATCTCAG GCTGACTGTGCTGTCCTGATTGTGGCTGCTGGTGTTGGTGAATTTGAAGCAGGTATCTCCAAGAATGGGCAGACCCGTGAGCATGCCCTTCTGGCTTACACTCTGGGTGTGAAACAGCTAATTGTTGGCGTTAACAAGATGGATTCCACTGAGCCACCCTACAGCCAGAAGAGATATGAGGAAATTGTTAAGGAAGTCAGCACCTACATTAAGAAAATTGGCTACAACCCTGACACCGTAGCATTTGTGCCAATTTCTGGCTGGAATGGTGACAACATGCTGGAGCCAAGTGCTAAC ATGCCTTGGTTCAAGGGATGGAAAGTCACCCGTAAAGATGGCAATGCCAGTGGAACCACGCTGCTTGAGGCTCTGGATTGCATCCTGCCACCAACTCGGCCAACTGACAAGCCCTTGCGTCTGCCCCTCCAGGATGTCTACAAGATTGGTG GTATTGGTACTGTCCCTGTGGGTCGAGTGGAGACTGGTGTTCTCAAACCTGGCATGGTGGTCACCTTTGCTCCAGTCAATGTTACAACTGAAGTCAAGTCCGTTGAGATGCACCATGAAGCTTTGAGTGAAGCCCTACCTGGGGACAACGTGGGCTTCAACGTCAAGAACGTATCTGTCAAGGATGTTCGTCGCGGCAATGTGGCTGGTGACAGCAAAAATGATCCACCAATGGAAGCAGCTGGCTTCACAGCTCAG GTGATTATCTTGAACCATCCAGGCCAGATCAGTGCTGGGTATGCACCTGTGCTGGATTGTCACACAGCTCACATTGCTTGCAAGTTTGCTGAACTGAAGGAGAAGATTGACCGTCGTTCTGGGAAAAAGCTGGAAGATGGCCCCAAGTTCTTGAAATCCGGTGATGCTGCCATTGTTGACATGGTTCCTGGCAAGCCCATGTGTGTTGAGAGCTTCTCTGATTATCCTCCTCTGG GCCGTTTTGCTGTCCGTGACATGAGACAGACAGTTGCTGTGGGTGTCATCAAGGCAGTGGACAAGAAGGCAGCTGGAGCTGGCAAGGTCACCAAGTCCGCCCAGAAAGCTCAGAAGGCTAAATGA